Proteins encoded within one genomic window of Flavobacterium sp. NG2:
- a CDS encoding HYR domain-containing protein, which translates to MIQKKLIFISSIFLILISTSCGGAEDTVADTEKPIINCQANITVAIASTESEAKVDYPIPTATDNVGATVTQTSGLTSGAMFPIGTTTNTFRAKDGAGNLATCSFDVIVTRNPPANNKPYFIGSDPTPSDKKWTKVSELSDEFDGTTFDDNKWHRNPATDGFNWIGRAPGLFESENVTVSNGNLNVTVKKFVSPKTVNNTVFTHGGAIIRSKALAKQGQYYECRMQANKTIMSSTFWISFKQNCNTGPLRKLELDIQECVGRVHSKTESWAKNWDQIYASNTWRHKQNCDVATSLQSPGKTILTEKNNSRFFVYGCWWKSPTEILFYLDGKFTHSIKNPPADFDLEGYITMAIETYDWNPVDEADNVFTSGSFDDLTTKYDWVRTWKLENK; encoded by the coding sequence ATGATACAAAAGAAATTAATTTTCATCTCAAGTATATTCTTGATACTTATAAGTACCTCATGTGGTGGTGCAGAAGACACTGTTGCGGACACTGAAAAACCCATCATAAATTGTCAGGCAAACATTACTGTTGCTATTGCCTCAACAGAGAGTGAAGCCAAAGTAGATTATCCAATCCCAACTGCTACTGACAATGTCGGTGCAACGGTTACGCAAACCAGTGGGTTGACCTCTGGTGCAATGTTTCCTATTGGAACAACAACCAATACGTTTCGAGCAAAAGATGGGGCCGGTAACCTAGCGACTTGTAGCTTTGATGTTATTGTAACTAGAAATCCACCTGCTAACAATAAACCTTATTTTATTGGAAGTGACCCAACACCATCTGATAAAAAATGGACTAAGGTTAGTGAATTGTCCGATGAATTTGATGGTACTACTTTCGATGATAATAAATGGCACAGAAATCCAGCAACAGATGGCTTTAATTGGATTGGGAGAGCCCCTGGATTATTTGAATCTGAAAACGTTACAGTGAGCAATGGCAATTTGAACGTTACCGTTAAAAAATTCGTGTCTCCTAAAACAGTAAACAATACTGTATTTACTCATGGAGGTGCAATTATACGCTCAAAAGCACTTGCGAAACAGGGTCAGTACTATGAATGTAGAATGCAGGCAAACAAGACAATCATGTCTTCTACGTTTTGGATATCTTTTAAACAAAATTGCAATACAGGACCTCTTAGAAAACTAGAATTGGACATTCAAGAATGTGTTGGGCGTGTTCATAGCAAAACCGAATCGTGGGCAAAGAATTGGGATCAAATTTATGCATCAAACACATGGAGACACAAACAGAATTGTGATGTTGCTACATCTCTACAGTCACCTGGTAAAACTATATTGACTGAGAAAAATAATTCCAGATTTTTTGTCTATGGATGTTGGTGGAAATCACCTACTGAAATTTTATTTTATTTAGATGGTAAATTTACACATTCTATAAAAAATCCTCCAGCAGATTTTGATCTTGAAGGCTATATTACAATGGCTATCGAAACATATGACTGGAACCCTGTAGATGAAGCTGATAATGTTTTTACCTCAGGTTCATTTGATGATTTAACTACTAAATATGATTGGGTAAGAACTTGGAAGTTGGAAAATAAGTAA
- the uxuA gene encoding mannonate dehydratase has protein sequence MLQKTWRWFGPKDTVTLKEIKQFGVEGIVTALHHIPNGEIWTMEEILKTKSEIESFGMQWSVVESLPVSEGIKTANYDRERLIQHYKISLENLGKCGINTVCYNFMPVLDWVRTDIHYKFADGAESMYFNYPTFAAFDIYILKRPRAANDYPAEIIKKAENIINSLSPEDQEKIAHSIIVLTQGFIDGAVSSDAANYKELFLSFLDNYKNIDAAQLRKNLTSFLNDIMPTADSYGIKMCIHPDDPPFSVLGLPRIVSTQEDVEWILKQYDSINNGITFCSGSLAVRKENNFKNIVKSIADRIHFVHLRSTQREDNYSFYEAHHLEGCVDMYSLIKDLLLEQQRRKKEGRLDFKIPFRPDHGIKIGDDFNRKSNPGYPLIGRLKGLSELSGMMTAIERSLNEN, from the coding sequence ATGCTTCAAAAAACATGGCGCTGGTTTGGTCCAAAAGACACTGTCACTCTAAAAGAAATTAAACAATTTGGTGTAGAAGGCATTGTTACTGCTCTACACCATATTCCGAATGGAGAAATTTGGACAATGGAAGAAATTTTAAAAACAAAATCGGAAATAGAATCCTTTGGCATGCAGTGGTCTGTGGTGGAAAGCTTACCCGTTTCAGAAGGGATAAAAACCGCTAACTATGACCGAGAACGACTAATACAGCATTACAAAATTTCGTTAGAAAACCTTGGTAAATGCGGAATCAATACCGTTTGTTATAACTTTATGCCTGTATTGGATTGGGTTCGAACAGATATTCATTACAAATTTGCTGATGGTGCGGAATCTATGTATTTTAATTATCCCACTTTTGCAGCTTTTGATATCTATATTTTAAAAAGACCTCGGGCGGCAAATGACTATCCTGCTGAAATTATTAAAAAAGCAGAAAACATCATTAACTCATTAAGTCCAGAAGACCAAGAAAAAATTGCGCATTCCATTATTGTCTTAACCCAAGGATTTATTGATGGAGCCGTATCATCTGATGCTGCTAATTATAAAGAATTGTTTTTATCGTTTTTAGATAATTATAAAAATATTGATGCCGCACAACTGCGTAAAAATTTGACTTCCTTTTTAAATGACATCATGCCGACTGCTGATTCTTATGGTATAAAAATGTGTATCCATCCTGATGATCCTCCTTTTTCTGTCTTAGGTCTACCCAGAATTGTCAGCACTCAGGAAGATGTAGAATGGATTTTGAAACAATACGATTCTATCAACAATGGTATTACTTTTTGTTCTGGTTCCCTAGCTGTTAGAAAAGAAAATAATTTTAAAAATATCGTAAAATCAATTGCAGATAGAATTCATTTTGTGCATTTACGCTCTACACAACGGGAAGATAATTATAGTTTTTATGAAGCACATCATTTAGAAGGATGTGTCGATATGTATTCCTTAATAAAAGATTTATTACTAGAACAACAACGACGAAAAAAAGAAGGCCGATTGGATTTTAAAATTCCTTTTAGACCCGATCATGGGATTAAAATTGGAGATGATTTTAATCGAAAGTCAAATCCTGGCTATCCTTTGATTGGTCGACTAAAAGGCTTATCGGAACTTTCGGGAATGATGACAGCAATCGAAAGAAGCTTAAACGAAAATTGA
- the galB gene encoding beta-galactosidase GalB, translating to MKQSFFSVCIMALLCCWTSVQAQDLNFNDSWKFFNAEAKGAEQVNFNDSKWRNLNLPHDWAIEGPFDEKYNARCGGLPFHGTGWYRKAFKMDKNAKGKVVRIEFEGAMYDAYVWVNGQLVGNRPNGYIGFEFDISTFLKYDGSNNIIAVRLKPQDLSSRWYPGAGIYRSVWLKIDEPIHVKQWGTYITTPTVTKEKATIQNETTVENKTNKEVLVKVKQEYIDPDGKSVATVDEDLKIAANSKAISALYTVIKNPKRWDTQTPHLYHAVTTISENGKVVDSFKTRFGLRSIAFTKDGFFLNNEKVRFNGVCLHHDNGALGSAVYKRADERKLQIMKEMGVNAIRTSHNPPSRGFLDLCDELGLLVLDESFDVWKMAKVPNGYNVFFDQWAERDIKDMLYRDRNHPSIIMWSTGNEILEQGDKKNGWRVAKMLNDYCKEVDRTRPTTMGMNNYSNPYDNNFAQQVDIAGVNYKPSNYKEIRTNYPELPFYGSETSSCTSSRGVYHLPIEKYDTHPSLHVTSYDIIGPSWAYPPDIEFHFQELNPNVMGEFIWTGFDYLGEPTPYGGKDNSTNGYWNGHWPSKSSYFGAVDLCGFPKDRFFLYQSHWTTKPMIHLLPHWNWKEMEGKEIPVYCYTNVDEAELFLNGKSLGRKVKGKDLTEIKVDFIRYEPKTFQSKYRLSWNVPYEPGTLKVVGYKNGKAVNEEVITTAGKPAKISLSVDRNKIDADGQDLAYITVKIQDKDGNFCPMADNLVTFDVKGEGSIIGVDNGNQISLESFQGNQRKAFNGMCLAIVKSSKKAGKISLTAHSKSLKSTQIVVETK from the coding sequence ATGAAACAATCCTTTTTTTCTGTCTGTATAATGGCACTACTTTGTTGTTGGACTTCGGTTCAAGCACAAGATTTGAACTTTAACGATTCATGGAAATTTTTTAATGCCGAAGCCAAAGGTGCCGAGCAAGTCAATTTCAATGATTCTAAATGGCGCAATCTCAATTTGCCTCACGATTGGGCTATCGAAGGTCCTTTTGACGAAAAATACAATGCACGTTGTGGCGGTTTACCTTTTCACGGAACAGGCTGGTATCGTAAGGCATTCAAAATGGACAAAAACGCGAAAGGAAAAGTAGTGCGTATTGAGTTTGAAGGTGCCATGTATGATGCCTATGTTTGGGTCAACGGACAATTAGTTGGTAATCGTCCGAATGGATATATTGGGTTTGAATTTGATATCAGTACATTTTTAAAATACGATGGTTCAAATAATATCATTGCTGTCCGATTAAAACCTCAAGATTTGTCTTCTCGTTGGTATCCAGGGGCTGGGATTTACCGTTCGGTATGGTTGAAAATTGATGAGCCTATTCATGTGAAACAGTGGGGAACTTATATTACGACTCCCACGGTAACAAAAGAAAAAGCGACGATTCAAAATGAAACCACCGTTGAAAATAAAACCAATAAGGAAGTTCTCGTAAAGGTAAAACAAGAATATATTGATCCTGATGGAAAATCAGTAGCTACGGTTGATGAAGATTTGAAAATTGCTGCTAATTCCAAAGCGATTTCAGCTTTATACACTGTCATAAAAAATCCAAAGCGTTGGGATACCCAAACTCCTCATTTATACCATGCTGTCACCACGATTTCTGAAAACGGAAAAGTAGTAGATAGCTTTAAAACACGTTTTGGTTTGCGTTCTATTGCTTTTACAAAAGATGGTTTTTTCTTGAATAATGAAAAAGTTCGTTTCAATGGGGTGTGTTTGCATCATGACAACGGCGCTTTAGGTTCGGCGGTGTATAAGAGAGCCGATGAACGCAAATTGCAAATTATGAAGGAGATGGGAGTAAATGCTATTCGTACCAGTCATAATCCACCTTCAAGAGGGTTTTTGGATTTGTGTGATGAATTAGGTTTGTTAGTTTTGGATGAATCATTTGATGTTTGGAAAATGGCTAAAGTACCTAATGGTTATAATGTTTTCTTTGACCAATGGGCAGAAAGAGATATCAAAGATATGTTGTATAGAGACCGAAACCATCCATCGATTATCATGTGGAGTACAGGAAACGAAATTTTAGAACAAGGAGATAAAAAGAACGGTTGGAGAGTGGCTAAAATGCTTAATGATTATTGCAAAGAAGTAGATAGAACGCGACCAACCACTATGGGAATGAATAATTATTCGAATCCATATGACAACAATTTTGCGCAGCAAGTCGATATTGCTGGAGTAAATTACAAACCTAGTAACTATAAAGAAATTCGAACTAATTATCCAGAATTACCCTTTTATGGTTCTGAAACTTCCAGTTGCACCAGTAGCCGTGGCGTGTATCATTTGCCGATAGAAAAATACGATACACATCCTTCATTACATGTTACAAGTTATGATATAATAGGGCCATCTTGGGCTTATCCTCCTGATATTGAATTTCATTTTCAAGAACTGAATCCAAACGTTATGGGAGAGTTTATTTGGACAGGATTTGATTATTTAGGAGAACCAACACCTTACGGAGGGAAAGACAATTCGACTAATGGTTACTGGAACGGACATTGGCCTTCAAAAAGTTCCTATTTTGGAGCGGTTGATTTGTGTGGTTTCCCTAAAGACCGATTCTTTTTGTACCAAAGTCATTGGACTACGAAACCGATGATTCATCTTTTGCCACATTGGAATTGGAAAGAAATGGAAGGAAAAGAAATTCCAGTTTATTGTTATACGAATGTGGATGAAGCCGAATTATTTTTGAACGGAAAATCACTAGGGCGAAAAGTAAAAGGCAAAGATTTGACTGAAATTAAAGTTGATTTTATTCGGTACGAACCAAAAACCTTTCAATCCAAATACCGATTGTCATGGAATGTTCCTTATGAGCCCGGTACTTTAAAAGTAGTAGGGTATAAAAATGGTAAAGCTGTCAACGAAGAAGTCATCACAACAGCAGGAAAACCAGCTAAAATTAGCCTTTCTGTTGATAGAAATAAAATTGATGCTGACGGACAAGATTTGGCTTACATTACAGTGAAAATTCAAGATAAAGACGGGAATTTTTGTCCAATGGCTGATAATTTGGTGACTTTTGATGTAAAAGGAGAAGGTTCAATTATTGGTGTTGATAACGGAAACCAAATCAGTTTGGAATCTTTTCAAGGCAACCAAAGAAAAGCGTTTAATGGTATGTGTTTGGCGATTGTGAAATCATCTAAAAAAGCGGGTAAAATTAGCTTAACAGCTCATTCAAAATCATTAAAAAGTACACAAATCGTTGTGGAAACAAAGTAA
- a CDS encoding SDR family oxidoreductase, which translates to MDISNFKDKVAVITGGSGILCSEMALHLAKLGCKVAVIGRSMDQLEKISHQIHSNGGTSVAIVADVLKKEDLIKAHQIVNKKLGSCDILINGAGGNHPDATTSTSKFDFSLNDGRGFFDLDDTAVGNVLHLNFMGSFIPLQIFGKDMLDKKGCSIINISSMSAYSPMTKVFAYSAAKAGISNFTQWMAVHFAETGIRVNAIAPGFFLTTQNKTLLTNPDGSLTERGNTILSQTPMKRFGKPEDLLSTVEWLCSEQSSFVTGVVIPVDGGFNAFSGV; encoded by the coding sequence ATGGATATTAGCAATTTTAAAGATAAAGTCGCTGTTATAACAGGAGGTTCAGGAATATTATGTTCCGAAATGGCTCTTCACTTAGCAAAATTAGGTTGCAAAGTGGCGGTTATAGGACGCTCCATGGATCAACTTGAAAAAATATCCCATCAAATTCATTCAAACGGTGGGACTTCAGTAGCAATTGTGGCAGATGTTTTAAAAAAAGAGGATTTAATAAAGGCGCATCAAATAGTAAATAAAAAATTAGGTTCTTGTGATATTCTAATAAATGGCGCAGGAGGAAATCATCCTGATGCGACCACTTCCACATCAAAATTCGATTTCAGTCTCAATGATGGACGTGGATTTTTTGATTTAGATGATACAGCAGTTGGAAACGTACTTCATTTAAATTTTATGGGCAGTTTTATTCCCTTACAAATTTTCGGAAAAGACATGTTGGACAAAAAAGGTTGTAGCATTATCAATATTTCATCAATGAGCGCCTATTCACCCATGACCAAAGTCTTCGCCTATAGTGCTGCAAAAGCGGGTATTTCTAATTTTACCCAATGGATGGCTGTACATTTTGCTGAAACAGGAATTAGAGTAAATGCTATTGCTCCCGGATTTTTTTTAACCACACAAAACAAAACATTGTTGACCAATCCCGATGGCAGTTTAACAGAAAGAGGAAACACTATTCTAAGCCAAACTCCTATGAAACGCTTTGGTAAGCCCGAGGATTTACTCAGTACCGTAGAGTGGTTGTGTTCTGAACAATCTTCGTTTGTTACGGGAGTAGTAATACCTGTAGATGGTGGTTTTAATGCATTTAGTGGTGTTTAA
- a CDS encoding glycoside hydrolase family 2 protein has product MEPLNNDLSQMKAKKLFTLFILHAFLTLQAQIPFVKERNHINLTEWLFAKGVHYNAQKINFNTSDWQKVSVPHTYSMDAINAMGYFQGEAWYRTQVSIPKSMANERVFIRFEAVGKEAQVYVNEKNIGEHKGGYAAFCYEITDFITPNTPVNIAVKVSNAPNFKMIPVDDNLFNHYGGMYRSVQIFSTPKTNISPTFYASSGVFVAQKEIKKEAATIEIRTHLSTQSATNSKINSKINYKIVDAKNQIVAQKEQILPPFKKDSLVTTLFEIKNPILWNGRKNPHLYTVQISLEANNKTDQIHQTFGLKTFEVTAEKGTQLNHQDYRLYGVAMHQEWKQTGPALSAEQHHKDMAIIDEIGATALRLSHYQHADLTYQLADEKGILVWTEIPFVHDYSGREQENAKMQLTELILQNYNHPSIFTWGLWNEVRAYNSKSEACVQLTEELNKLAHQLDPTRPTASASDRGIEGFMENITNLQAWNKYYGWYYGKYEDLGKWLDESHSKYPTIPLGISEYGAGGNIANQNNSIQDKPFGQNFPEMDQSLCHEISWKIIKDRPFVWSSFVWNIFDFSVAGWNRGGITNLNHKGLVTYDRTTKKDAFYFYKTNWSKEAVLYIAERRNTIRKETETTVKVYTNQPTATLWLNGKKIATQKLTSDINIIEFKNIKLAKGNNHIELKAGKLTDDVNWMLD; this is encoded by the coding sequence ATGGAACCATTAAATAACGACTTATCACAAATGAAAGCAAAAAAGCTATTCACTCTTTTTATTTTACACGCTTTTCTAACTTTACAAGCTCAAATTCCTTTTGTTAAAGAACGAAACCATATTAATCTAACTGAATGGCTTTTCGCAAAAGGAGTTCATTATAATGCCCAAAAAATCAATTTCAACACCTCCGATTGGCAAAAAGTAAGCGTACCTCACACCTACTCCATGGATGCTATAAATGCCATGGGCTATTTTCAAGGGGAAGCTTGGTATCGTACCCAAGTTAGCATTCCGAAATCGATGGCAAACGAACGGGTTTTTATCCGTTTTGAAGCCGTAGGCAAAGAAGCGCAGGTGTATGTCAATGAAAAAAATATTGGAGAACACAAAGGAGGTTATGCCGCTTTTTGTTATGAAATAACCGATTTCATAACTCCAAACACTCCAGTAAACATAGCAGTCAAAGTTAGTAATGCTCCTAATTTCAAAATGATTCCTGTTGATGATAACCTATTCAATCATTATGGCGGAATGTATCGTTCTGTTCAAATTTTTTCTACACCCAAAACCAACATTTCTCCCACTTTTTATGCTTCATCTGGCGTTTTTGTAGCACAAAAAGAAATAAAAAAAGAAGCCGCCACGATCGAAATCCGTACCCATTTATCAACCCAATCGGCAACCAATTCAAAAATCAATTCAAAAATCAATTATAAAATAGTCGATGCCAAAAATCAAATAGTTGCACAAAAAGAACAAATACTTCCTCCTTTCAAAAAAGACAGCCTAGTCACTACCCTTTTCGAAATTAAAAATCCTATTTTATGGAACGGTCGAAAAAATCCGCATTTATATACTGTCCAAATTAGCCTTGAAGCCAATAACAAAACCGACCAAATTCATCAAACGTTTGGACTGAAAACTTTTGAAGTTACCGCCGAAAAAGGAACCCAATTAAACCATCAAGATTACCGCTTATATGGTGTTGCGATGCACCAAGAATGGAAACAAACAGGCCCCGCACTATCTGCTGAACAACACCATAAAGATATGGCTATCATCGATGAAATTGGCGCTACTGCTCTACGCCTTTCACATTATCAGCATGCTGACTTAACCTACCAACTCGCTGATGAAAAAGGAATTTTGGTTTGGACGGAAATTCCTTTTGTACATGATTATAGTGGTCGTGAACAAGAAAATGCCAAAATGCAATTGACGGAATTAATTCTACAAAATTACAACCATCCTTCGATTTTTACTTGGGGACTTTGGAATGAGGTTCGGGCCTACAACAGTAAATCAGAGGCTTGTGTCCAATTAACCGAAGAATTGAACAAACTAGCCCATCAACTCGACCCTACTCGTCCTACAGCTTCTGCAAGCGACCGAGGTATCGAAGGTTTCATGGAAAACATAACTAACCTACAAGCTTGGAATAAATACTATGGTTGGTATTATGGCAAATATGAGGATTTAGGAAAATGGCTAGACGAGTCCCATTCAAAATATCCTACTATTCCATTAGGAATTAGTGAGTATGGCGCTGGGGGCAATATAGCAAACCAAAATAATAGTATTCAAGACAAACCTTTTGGACAAAATTTCCCAGAAATGGACCAAAGCCTGTGTCATGAAATCAGTTGGAAGATTATCAAAGACCGTCCTTTTGTATGGAGTTCTTTTGTGTGGAATATTTTCGATTTCTCAGTAGCGGGTTGGAATCGAGGCGGTATAACAAATCTAAATCACAAAGGATTAGTAACCTATGATCGTACTACAAAAAAAGATGCCTTTTATTTTTACAAAACCAATTGGTCAAAAGAAGCGGTTCTATACATTGCTGAAAGAAGAAATACCATTCGAAAAGAAACAGAGACAACCGTTAAAGTTTATACCAATCAACCCACAGCAACCCTTTGGTTAAATGGCAAAAAAATAGCCACTCAAAAACTAACATCAGATATTAATATCATTGAATTCAAAAATATAAAACTAGCTAAGGGTAACAATCATATCGAATTAAAAGCTGGAAAATTAACAGATGATGTAAACTGGATGTTGGATTAA
- a CDS encoding glycoside hydrolase family 9 protein: MYKIVALFFLLSTSIFAQDDFDYRILTYSQVGYDLALPKIAMIQHTDSTFISKNTSFTVKRKDNDKQIYKGKIVPQGKKWDKYWWKIDFSDCKISGDFYLTLQEKKQTIYTSKKEMPIKIGKELLWNQTWYKTALAHLKIRDSLSYQPEGGWKDCGSPLQEVSSHIIMLNALCDLIELTATNLTSKELDETYHQMIVGANYVVLCQDKAKEIGFQEGAVIHEMRENWKVVTGNVAKTAMILARISRLIKNKNPSLAASYLKRSISAYDWITAYGPVLHWDNSDNFAITHGAPYGMHKPPKEWMTRDLMMMMWASVELYKCGKTEYKQNAIDYANKIMARQVPKEKAEEGLYGHFYTYDSYDFTEKADIHCGAWNANYKAYNQGGHFPHYVIPFIEMSKLWSNHEDAKKWNNTVQNFAYHYFIPATNQNPFKIIPAGYYKGIGLLNWSGWYHGHNKIFGYAAALAMEFYQLYGDSKFIAIATGNLQWITGLNSGFHKNNADFSASMIVGIGNRYKEDWDAMVGTITNGFESDAQFSLEKPSKEKDLPAVFGDEGGIHHTAGWISGLTRLKAYLGSEIIK, translated from the coding sequence ATGTATAAAATAGTTGCATTATTTTTTTTATTATCTACCAGCATATTTGCTCAAGATGATTTTGATTACCGAATCTTAACGTATTCTCAGGTAGGCTACGATTTAGCTTTACCGAAAATTGCTATGATTCAGCATACCGACTCCACATTTATAAGCAAAAATACTTCATTTACAGTCAAACGAAAAGACAATGACAAACAGATTTATAAAGGTAAAATAGTTCCTCAAGGAAAAAAATGGGATAAATATTGGTGGAAAATTGATTTTTCTGATTGTAAAATTTCGGGTGATTTTTATTTGACCCTACAAGAGAAGAAACAAACGATTTATACCAGCAAGAAAGAGATGCCTATAAAAATTGGCAAAGAACTTTTATGGAATCAAACTTGGTATAAAACAGCCCTTGCTCATTTAAAAATTCGGGATAGTTTAAGTTACCAACCCGAAGGAGGCTGGAAAGATTGCGGAAGTCCGTTACAAGAAGTGAGCAGTCACATCATAATGCTGAATGCATTGTGCGATTTGATAGAATTAACCGCAACCAATCTCACTTCCAAAGAATTAGATGAAACGTATCATCAAATGATAGTAGGGGCAAATTATGTTGTATTATGCCAAGACAAAGCTAAGGAAATTGGTTTTCAAGAAGGTGCAGTTATTCATGAAATGAGAGAAAATTGGAAGGTAGTAACAGGGAATGTTGCTAAAACAGCCATGATATTAGCCCGTATTTCACGTTTGATAAAAAATAAAAATCCGTCATTAGCAGCATCCTATCTTAAACGTTCTATAAGTGCATATGATTGGATTACAGCCTATGGGCCCGTTCTTCATTGGGACAATTCAGACAATTTTGCCATTACCCATGGTGCTCCTTATGGCATGCATAAACCTCCAAAAGAATGGATGACGCGTGATTTAATGATGATGATGTGGGCTTCTGTCGAATTATATAAATGTGGTAAAACGGAATACAAACAGAATGCTATAGATTATGCCAATAAAATTATGGCTCGACAGGTCCCTAAAGAAAAAGCCGAGGAAGGATTGTATGGTCATTTTTACACCTATGATTCTTATGATTTCACTGAAAAAGCGGATATTCATTGCGGTGCTTGGAATGCTAATTACAAAGCCTACAATCAAGGAGGCCATTTTCCGCATTATGTTATACCATTTATTGAAATGAGTAAACTGTGGTCAAATCATGAAGATGCAAAGAAATGGAATAATACCGTTCAAAATTTTGCTTATCATTATTTTATACCCGCTACCAACCAAAATCCTTTTAAAATAATCCCAGCTGGTTATTACAAAGGTATTGGTTTATTAAACTGGAGCGGATGGTATCATGGTCACAATAAAATATTTGGATATGCAGCAGCCTTAGCAATGGAGTTTTACCAATTGTATGGTGATTCAAAATTTATAGCAATAGCTACAGGAAACTTACAATGGATAACAGGATTAAACTCTGGTTTTCATAAAAATAATGCTGATTTTTCTGCTAGTATGATTGTGGGTATTGGTAATCGATATAAAGAAGATTGGGATGCAATGGTAGGAACGATCACAAATGGATTTGAATCTGATGCTCAATTTAGTCTAGAAAAACCCTCCAAAGAAAAAGATTTGCCTGCTGTTTTTGGCGATGAAGGAGGCATACACCATACCGCAGGATGGATTAGCGGTTTAACCCGATTAAAGGCCTATTTGGGTAGTGAAATAATCAAATAA
- a CDS encoding glycoside hydrolase family 117 protein, protein MIKKTPFLLISLITFSLCFHLNAQEKISASYKRFRESKIRFDKYNEFNTQFKFTPVKGIGYEKGVTRRDPSSIIKADGLYYVWYTKPQAKTELVGPQKAGADTRAFHWDLCDIWYATSKDGYEWEEQGIAVHRGPEGAYDHRSVFTADILVANGKYYLAYQAAGSLKQARWAGSYVTAGDFNKNVIGMSWADSPNGPWHRLDNPILKVGSETAWDGEVVHDPTFVAREGKYFMYYKSAGRVPWKPNISKGEFTKEFADMPNAIIGVAIANKPEGPYIKSAYNPVLIGGHECIVWPYRKGVCAFLSEGPEANSIQFSEDGINFYPVKHGLEKPEAGGVYREGGFTDTDTLPGPGITWGLSHVLGEWNYLRRFDCDLSLQKGDSINKEYQKVLDYKKRKDYSYEK, encoded by the coding sequence ATGATTAAAAAAACACCTTTCCTACTTATTAGTTTAATCACTTTTAGTCTTTGTTTTCATTTAAATGCACAAGAAAAAATAAGTGCTTCATATAAACGTTTTAGAGAAAGTAAAATACGTTTTGACAAATACAATGAATTCAATACTCAGTTTAAATTTACTCCCGTAAAAGGCATCGGGTATGAAAAAGGGGTTACACGCAGGGATCCTTCAAGTATAATTAAAGCCGATGGATTATATTATGTATGGTACACCAAACCTCAAGCCAAGACGGAATTGGTTGGTCCGCAAAAAGCTGGAGCTGACACTAGAGCTTTTCATTGGGATTTATGTGATATTTGGTATGCTACCTCCAAGGATGGCTATGAATGGGAAGAACAAGGCATCGCAGTACATCGTGGCCCCGAAGGAGCCTACGACCACCGTTCCGTTTTTACGGCTGATATTTTAGTAGCCAATGGAAAATATTATTTGGCCTACCAAGCGGCTGGAAGTCTAAAACAAGCGCGTTGGGCAGGAAGTTATGTAACAGCAGGTGATTTTAATAAAAATGTAATCGGAATGTCATGGGCCGATTCTCCTAATGGACCATGGCATCGCTTGGATAACCCAATCTTGAAAGTAGGTTCAGAAACCGCTTGGGATGGCGAAGTAGTACACGACCCTACTTTTGTCGCTCGAGAAGGAAAATATTTTATGTATTACAAAAGTGCTGGTCGAGTACCATGGAAACCCAATATTTCAAAGGGAGAATTTACCAAAGAATTCGCCGATATGCCCAATGCCATTATTGGAGTTGCTATTGCCAATAAACCCGAAGGTCCTTATATTAAATCAGCTTACAACCCCGTATTAATAGGTGGACACGAATGTATCGTTTGGCCTTATAGAAAAGGAGTTTGCGCCTTTTTGAGCGAAGGTCCAGAAGCTAATAGCATACAGTTTTCGGAAGATGGCATCAACTTTTATCCAGTAAAACATGGTTTAGAAAAACCCGAGGCCGGAGGCGTGTATCGTGAAGGTGGTTTTACGGATACCGACACCCTACCTGGACCAGGAATTACTTGGGGATTATCTCATGTTTTGGGTGAATGGAATTATTTGCGCCGTTTTGACTGTGATTTGAGTTTGCAAAAAGGAGACAGCATCAACAAAGAATATCAAAAAGTATTGGATTACAAAAAACGAAAAGATTACAGTTACGAAAAATAA